From the Manihot esculenta cultivar AM560-2 chromosome 3, M.esculenta_v8, whole genome shotgun sequence genome, one window contains:
- the LOC110612196 gene encoding uncharacterized protein LOC110612196: MVSLETVQATSRSIDQTSSPRISFSAEFLDENNFISISPNTLQPEEDHEMEREKARNAEFEFLSGNMSSHAILTADELFFEGKLLPFWQMQQSEKLHKISLKSKETMEVEEEEEVNKEEPRVSWFVDDDPSPRPPKCTVLWKELLRLKKQRASSLSPSSSSSSTSSSSSSLADIVTTVEAKQGSGNRDKQGKRMKKGLERTRSATIRIRPMINVPICSPVKSSPLPPLFPLKKGRLER, from the coding sequence ATGGTCTCGCTGGAAACAGTTCAAGCGACCTCTAGATCCATTGATCAAACTTCGAGTCCTAGAATTTCTTTCTCTGCAGAATTTCTTGATGAAAACAACTTCATTTCCATTAGTCCAAACACTTTGCAGCCTGAAGAAGACCATGAAATGGAAAGAGAAAAGGCAAGAAATGCAGAATTTGAGTTCCTCTCAGGCAATATGAGTAGCCACGCCATTTTAACTGCAGACGAGCTCTTTTTTGAAGGGAAGTTACTTCCCTTCTGGCAAATGCAGCAATCTGAGAAACTCCATAAAATCAGCCTCAAAAGTAAAGAAACTAtggaagtagaagaagaagaggaggtgaACAAGGAGGAGCCTAGAGTAAGTTGGTTTGTTGATGATGACCCATCTCCAAGGCCCCCAAAATGCACAGTTCTCTGGAAAGAATTGCTGAGGTTAAAGAAGCAACGTGCTTCTTCTCTCTCACCATCATCATCTTCCTCCTCAACATCATCTTCTTCTAGCTCCCTAGCCGATATCGTTACCACAGTAGAAGCCAAACAAGGCTCTGGAAACAGAGACAAGCAAGGGAAAAGGATGAAGAAAGGATTGGAGAGAACCAGATCAGCTACTATTAGGATAAGGCCAATGATAAATGTGCCCATTTGCAGCCCGGTGAAGAGCAGTCCTTTGCCACCTTTGTTTCCCCTTAAGAAGGGGAGATTAGAAAGATGA
- the LOC110612177 gene encoding probable membrane-associated kinase regulator 1 yields MGKRREKDSRSSQTLPSSPSHSFSSSSSDFEFTISLSPRKSSTALCPADELFYKGQLLPLHLSPRISMVRTLLLASSSTSSSSDTTTTASRYSTGSSNDSTSSFCNDLVLLGECDSSRPSSVTEDDEFKRLNNTYPPHFQTHVQFNPQIKKSIKYFSLSKFSSVFKKEPKNRENDAVSGSSVKRMSATAKEVIRKYLKKVKPLYEKLSQKQQQKMGGVNPMPTEPISSISFSIKSDRPDYHSVRNASKESNREFSHSFSGNLRYPRKRSCVSSCPSSMRSSPSHSGVLYRNGFMGSATSSRVGGGICYADNSSMEELQTAIQGAIAHCKNSMMQSKTVMSNEM; encoded by the coding sequence ATGGGgaagagaagagagaaagaTTCAAGATCATCCCAAACTCTACCCTCGTCACCTTCtcactctttctcttcttcttcctcagatTTTGAGTTCACCATCTCTTTGTCTCCTCGCAAATCTTCCACAGCTCTATGTCCAGCAGACGAGCTTTTCTACAAGGGTCAGCTCTTGCCTCTGCATCTCTCCCCCCGCATTTCCATGGTTCGTACACTCCTTTTAGCCTCTTCAAGCACATCTTCCTCTTCAGATACCACCACCACCGCCTCTCGTTACTCTACCGGCAGCTCCAATGACTCCACCTCCTCCTTCTGTAACGATCTTGTATTGCTCGGAGAGTGTGATTCTTCAAGACCCAGTTCTGTCACTGAAGACGATGAGTTCAAGCGGCTTAACAACACATATCCTCCTCATTTTCAAACCCATGTTCAGTTTAATCCTCAGATCAAGAAGAGCATTAAGTACTTCTCTCTATCGAAATTTTCTTCTGTGTTCAAGAAGGAGCCCAAGAACCGCGAAAACGATGCTGTGTCTGGTTCTTCAGTGAAAAGAATGAGCGCTACAGCAAAGGAGGTGATAAGGAAGTACTTGAAGAAAGTGAAGCCATTGTACGAGAAACTTTCCCAGAAACAACAGCAAAAAATGGGAGGTGTAAATCCAATGCCAACAGAACCAATAAGCAGCATCTCATTCTCCATAAAATCAGATAGACCTGATTACCACTCTGTAAGGAATGCAAGCAAAGAAAGCAACCGAGAATTTTCCCACTCTTTCTCTGGAAACCTGAGGTACCCAAGAAAAAGAAGCTGCGTTTCAAGCTGCCCATCGTCCATGAGGTCATCTCCCAGCCACTCTGGCGTGCTATATAGAAACGGGTTCATGGGTTCAGCCACAAGTAGTAGGGTCGGTGGAGGTATATGCTATGCAGATAATTCATCCATGGAGGAGTTGCAGACTGCTATCCAAGGTGCAATCGCTCATTGCAAGAACTCCATGATGCAAAGCAAGACTGTGATGAGTAATGAAatgtaa